The following is a genomic window from Rhododendron vialii isolate Sample 1 chromosome 9a, ASM3025357v1.
CCATGAAAGTTGAGTAAAATAAAAGAGTTAATGCAATCTAAACTATGTCATTGGAGCACATATTAACAAAATCCGTAAGACATATCTCGTGCCAGGAGAGATGAGGTAGTGTAGTGGCACCCTAACTAGGAGTAATATGGTTCTAGATCACCGCCTTAATTTTATTGGTTTGCAATATCTATACCAGAGGCAGTGGTACATACAAGCAAGGGTATTCAGTTGAACACGCAAAGCTCTCAAATTTTGGGAAAACCATGCAACAGTTAAATCCACCCTGTAAACAGTTGAGTTTTGAACACTGTAATAACCATTGGTTCAAGAGTAAAACTATTGACAAAAGATTGAACATCCGCCATATACTCAGGGCCGGTCCTAGGCATAGGCCCATCAGTCGATCGCCTAGGGCCTCTAGTTTTGGGCCCAATAATTGGGCCCCGAAATTGAAGAAGATAATAAATTATAAGCATGTGAAGAATATTTCAAGTATGTTGTTGTGGTACAGTGGTAAGATGCTTGTGCTTCAAACTTAAGGTCGTGAGTTCGATCCATGACtactttcaatttttaatgccaGCAGTTTTGTAACTTGTTCAACAAATAGTTTCAAAATGATTGTAAGTTTCAAAAGTACACAATTTACTGAACCGCAATACCATCTTGCTATATTTTTTGAACAActaacaaatatatatacatttataacaaatatatatacatttataaGGCTCCATTTTCAATTACCGCCTAGGGTCTCAAAAAACTCAAGGCCGGGCCTGCATATACTTTTGGTTCAAAGGGAGACTTTTGATTGCCTCTTATGCAGGATATTCCCTTCTTCCTTTTCACTTTCCACCCTATTCTCTCTCTTACTATTTGTGTACCTCTTTTCTTTACCAGCACcttctcataattttttgctttatatTCACTTGTTTTTAAGGGACTTTCAgacatgaatttttattttcttttatgtctTAATTTAacgatctcaattagttctatctATAAAgactttcaaaaaattataatttttgtgtgcaaatctatataataaaacaactCAGTATTTGAATTATATGTACATAAATCTAACGGCccaaacttcttctttttttgggtaaggtaaaattttattagaaaagaaaacacataACACCCATCAGGGGCATATCCCAAGCCAACAAACTATACAAATCAACACTAAAAACAAGCCTGAACTACCACATCACGAAACAGGACAAACAGTACACAACAGAAATTACAGACTGCCAAAAACTCTAAATGGGATATTCCACCAAGAACAGAGAGCTATGTTAGGACTTGACCTCTTAATTCTCCTCCAGGAGCTCACACAAGCTCGGATATCAGTTCGCACTTTGATTTCCAATTGCTGCACAGTAATCCCATAACCTTTGAAGATTCTGCTATTCCTTTCTCCCCAAACATGGTACAAAAGAGCTGCAAGAGCAACCtttgaaaacaaacaagaaaacagaGAACCCCTATCAACTTGAATCATCCAGTCCATAATTTGAGGCAAACTAGTAACAGGACATTGAGGCCTCAGGTCCTTTTGCAAGGCTTTCCAAAGTTGAGAAGAGAAAGGACACTGAAAGACGAGGTGTTCATGGTTTTCTA
Proteins encoded in this region:
- the LOC131301328 gene encoding uncharacterized protein LOC131301328, producing the protein MAMNDQCVLCSASVENHEHLVFQCPFSSQLWKALQKDLRPQCPVTSLPQIMDWMIQVDRGSLFSCLFSKVALAALLYHVWGERNSRIFKGYGITVQQLEIKVRTDIRACVSSWRRIKRSSPNIALCSWWNIPFRVFGSL